Proteins encoded together in one Pseudoalteromonas xiamenensis window:
- a CDS encoding efflux RND transporter permease subunit translates to MIAWFARNHVAANLLMLSLLFVGLMSLLKDIPLEVFPDTVSDKISVSVSLRGATPEDAERGVTIRIEEAVADLEGIERITSRSTEGSASVTIETQSGYDPRELLADVKSRVDAISTLPIDAERPRIALAQRNREVINLALSGPLQERELRTLVEHLRDDLLREGGITQVSLQGVRNYEIAINVSQDTLRQYDLSLAKISTLISNSSQDISAGNVKTQSGEILLRSKGQAYQKEEFAQIIVKTAEDGSLVRLGDIATIADNFEETPLLTRFNGEPAALIQVYRVGEQSAIDVADAAKAFAIKKQATLPDGVKLTYWDDDSEVVKKRLATLTSNAIQGGILVLALLTLFLRPAIAFWVFIGIPISFTGAFLAMAYFNISLNLVSLFGFILVLGIVVDDAIVTGENVFRHMQQGKSGLDAAIHGTQEVATPVTFGVLTTVVAFIPMLMIEGQRGAMFAQIAVVVIPVLLFSLVESKFVLPAHLKYLKQKNGDSVSGFSRWQQKFANGFEQSILKYYQPILRWCLNNKTSTLLGFSGIFIVIVAMIMSGWMRFVFFPRIESETARVNLTMPTGTPFEVTDGHIDRMVKAALELKDKYTDSETGQSVILNVLSSSGSSGSSNSSSTGRVRFEIQSPEVRVMDVSSVQLVNEWRQLIGPVAGAEMLTFRAEFGRISDPIDVQLTGNNLDELSLVAEKIKEKLNHFEGVFDIADSLSDGKQEVQIDLNDVGLALGLNRADVLRQVRNAFYGSQVQRIQRGRDDVRVMVRLPTDERVSLAQLGAFLISTPTGKQVPLGQVATFKAGQSPASIYRIDRYRTLNVTADIDKQSVNMTALQADLNQFLADLTAQYPGVGYTLEGEAKEQRQSVGSLEIGLLFTLFAIYALLAIPFKSYGQPLVVMSVIPFGAIGAIAGHLIMGMDLTMMSLLGILALIGVVVNDSLVLVDFINTARKNGTPIKEALLTAGVSRFRPVMLTSLTTFIGLMPLLFERSTQAQFLIPMAVSLGFGILFATFITLILVPINYYVMANGKAYLLGKSAPE, encoded by the coding sequence ATGATAGCTTGGTTTGCTCGAAATCATGTCGCAGCTAACCTGTTAATGCTCAGTTTGCTGTTTGTGGGGTTGATGAGTCTGCTTAAGGACATACCGCTTGAAGTTTTCCCAGACACGGTCAGTGACAAAATATCTGTGTCCGTGTCACTTCGCGGTGCTACTCCTGAAGATGCTGAGCGAGGCGTGACTATTCGCATTGAAGAAGCGGTTGCAGACTTGGAAGGTATTGAACGGATCACCAGTCGCTCTACAGAGGGCAGTGCTAGCGTGACGATAGAAACGCAATCAGGTTATGACCCTCGTGAACTTTTAGCCGACGTCAAAAGTCGTGTCGATGCAATTTCAACGTTACCCATTGACGCTGAACGCCCACGTATTGCGTTGGCGCAGCGAAACCGGGAAGTCATTAACTTAGCGTTATCAGGTCCGCTGCAAGAACGAGAGCTAAGAACGCTGGTTGAACATTTACGTGATGACTTACTACGTGAAGGAGGGATCACGCAAGTCAGTCTTCAAGGTGTTCGTAATTATGAGATCGCGATAAATGTAAGCCAAGATACGCTTCGTCAGTATGATTTATCACTGGCAAAAATTAGCACGCTCATCAGCAACAGCTCTCAAGATATTTCAGCAGGGAACGTAAAAACGCAAAGTGGTGAAATTCTTTTACGTTCGAAAGGTCAGGCCTATCAAAAAGAAGAATTTGCGCAAATTATTGTAAAGACAGCTGAAGACGGCAGCTTAGTGCGGTTAGGCGATATCGCGACGATTGCCGATAATTTTGAAGAAACACCGTTGCTAACACGATTTAACGGTGAACCGGCTGCGCTTATTCAAGTGTATCGTGTGGGTGAGCAAAGTGCGATTGATGTGGCGGATGCCGCTAAAGCCTTTGCCATAAAGAAACAAGCCACCCTACCAGACGGTGTGAAACTAACCTATTGGGATGATGATTCTGAAGTCGTTAAAAAACGCCTCGCGACACTTACCTCTAATGCCATCCAAGGCGGTATTTTGGTCCTTGCATTGTTGACTTTGTTCCTTCGCCCTGCGATTGCATTTTGGGTGTTTATTGGGATCCCGATCAGTTTCACTGGCGCCTTTTTAGCGATGGCCTATTTCAATATCTCCCTAAATTTAGTGAGCCTTTTTGGTTTTATTCTTGTACTGGGAATTGTCGTTGATGATGCAATTGTGACCGGAGAGAACGTGTTTCGACATATGCAACAAGGAAAGTCAGGTTTAGATGCAGCAATTCACGGTACACAAGAAGTCGCAACGCCCGTAACGTTCGGGGTACTTACCACTGTTGTGGCTTTCATTCCCATGCTGATGATTGAAGGTCAACGTGGCGCGATGTTTGCGCAAATCGCCGTGGTCGTGATCCCGGTTTTATTGTTTTCACTGGTGGAATCCAAATTTGTATTGCCAGCACATCTTAAGTATTTGAAGCAAAAAAATGGCGATTCCGTGAGCGGTTTTAGCCGTTGGCAGCAAAAGTTTGCGAACGGGTTTGAACAATCCATTTTGAAATACTATCAGCCAATTTTACGTTGGTGTTTAAATAACAAAACGAGCACTTTGCTTGGTTTCAGCGGTATTTTCATTGTGATTGTTGCCATGATTATGTCAGGGTGGATGCGTTTTGTCTTCTTCCCTCGAATTGAATCGGAAACCGCTCGAGTAAACCTAACAATGCCCACGGGAACACCGTTTGAAGTGACGGACGGTCACATTGATCGCATGGTAAAAGCGGCGCTCGAATTGAAAGACAAGTACACTGACTCAGAAACAGGGCAAAGTGTTATTTTAAACGTGCTGTCATCGTCGGGTTCATCTGGTTCTAGCAACAGCTCCTCAACAGGGCGGGTTCGTTTCGAAATTCAATCACCCGAAGTCCGAGTGATGGATGTAAGCAGCGTACAACTGGTCAACGAGTGGCGACAGCTTATCGGTCCAGTTGCGGGTGCTGAAATGCTGACCTTCAGAGCCGAGTTTGGCCGCATTAGTGACCCAATTGATGTCCAACTTACGGGCAATAATCTAGATGAATTGAGCCTTGTTGCGGAGAAAATCAAAGAAAAGCTCAACCATTTTGAGGGCGTGTTTGATATTGCGGACAGCCTTTCAGACGGTAAGCAGGAAGTTCAAATTGATTTGAATGACGTTGGCTTAGCGCTTGGTTTAAACCGTGCAGATGTGTTACGTCAGGTTCGCAACGCCTTTTATGGTTCGCAAGTTCAACGTATTCAGCGAGGGCGCGATGATGTGCGCGTAATGGTAAGATTGCCAACCGATGAACGTGTTTCTTTAGCACAACTGGGGGCGTTTTTGATTTCTACGCCGACAGGTAAGCAAGTGCCGCTTGGACAGGTTGCAACCTTCAAAGCAGGTCAAAGTCCTGCGTCGATTTATCGTATTGATCGCTACAGAACATTGAACGTTACTGCAGATATTGATAAGCAAAGTGTTAACATGACGGCGTTGCAAGCTGATTTAAATCAGTTTCTGGCTGACCTAACGGCACAATATCCGGGTGTCGGTTATACGCTAGAAGGTGAAGCAAAAGAACAGCGTCAATCTGTGGGGAGTTTAGAAATAGGGCTACTGTTTACGCTGTTTGCAATCTACGCGCTGCTGGCTATTCCGTTTAAAAGCTATGGCCAACCGCTGGTGGTCATGTCGGTTATCCCGTTTGGCGCGATTGGTGCTATTGCGGGACATTTGATCATGGGTATGGACCTCACCATGATGAGCTTACTGGGTATTTTGGCGTTAATAGGTGTTGTGGTGAACGATAGCCTTGTTTTGGTCGATTTTATTAACACCGCTCGAAAAAACGGTACCCCAATTAAAGAAGCGTTGCTCACCGCAGGCGTATCGAGATTTAGACCTGTTATGCTTACGTCATTGACGACATTCATCGGGTTGATGCCGCTCTTGTTTGAGCGCTCCACGCAAGCGCAATTCTTAATACCGATGGCCGTAAGCCTTGGTTTTGGGATTTTATTTGCAACTTTTATTACGTTAATTCTTGTGCCCATTAACTATTATGTAATGGCGAATGGCAAAGCTTATCTACTCGGAAAATCAGCCCCTGAGTAA
- a CDS encoding tetratricopeptide repeat-containing diguanylate cyclase, which yields MKRCVLLFILIQSALNCVQAQEVNGQVIGISEQRQQLNVVYDELRRAVRRDYDLSLLPRIRVFREQAKSSGDVSIVIDSYLLEGALFEQYGAYKDALVMHFEALALAEKSHDEQRIIDVYFAFVELEVELERFDAAERYLHKIAKTLKRSQISGTPTYLLSLWQAQILQFKGSYREVVAKMRPLFEQANLPDDLKAKVTLLYARGLLSSGEFEAARRALLEVKSLRQVYTSKEQIEYQILLAKCHLQAGEFYQAELLATKELQQTFDTRYLTEQGELQQILANAHVQQQQYKQAHLYIQRALMTERAINLQKRSNKVLQLEAQFSVAQQKQQLTVLERDNAQQAQKLEWQQQQLENARLTQQRWILLALLLFGVGGFLYWRWQNKRYLIVLKQQVQARTAELAERNERLQALSFTDSLTGLRNRHYFFSVIDGFISKTQQRESVLCLVDIDHFKRINDTYGHAAGDVILQRFAEILKQCTRHSDIVVRWGGEEFLLLMPDMSRQEACEVAERIRLQVSSYPFVINDHILTCTCSIGFAPLPLVPERDKWLNWEQTLELADVGLYIAKETRRNAWMGIAQLLHPDAYQNAEVFSKQARVLIRSGELKVFASHSQVMLET from the coding sequence ATGAAGCGTTGTGTATTGTTATTCATTCTTATCCAAAGCGCGTTAAATTGTGTACAGGCGCAAGAGGTAAATGGCCAAGTTATTGGTATTTCTGAACAGCGGCAACAACTCAACGTCGTGTACGATGAATTACGACGAGCAGTGCGTCGAGATTACGACTTATCGCTTTTGCCCAGAATTCGTGTTTTTCGCGAGCAAGCTAAAAGTTCTGGCGATGTGTCCATTGTCATTGATTCTTATCTTCTTGAAGGGGCATTGTTTGAGCAATATGGAGCGTACAAAGATGCTCTAGTCATGCACTTTGAGGCCTTGGCACTTGCTGAAAAAAGTCATGATGAACAACGTATTATTGATGTTTACTTTGCCTTTGTTGAGCTTGAAGTGGAATTGGAACGATTTGACGCCGCTGAACGCTATTTGCACAAAATTGCGAAAACACTGAAAAGAAGTCAAATTAGCGGCACGCCAACTTACCTTCTATCGCTTTGGCAAGCACAGATATTGCAATTTAAAGGCAGCTATCGAGAGGTGGTTGCGAAGATGCGCCCGCTCTTTGAGCAAGCTAACTTACCAGATGACCTAAAAGCAAAAGTGACGTTACTTTACGCGCGAGGGTTATTGTCCAGTGGCGAATTTGAAGCCGCACGTCGAGCGTTACTCGAGGTTAAGTCGCTTCGACAAGTGTATACCTCTAAAGAGCAGATTGAATACCAGATATTGCTTGCCAAGTGTCACCTTCAAGCAGGGGAATTCTATCAGGCTGAACTTTTGGCAACCAAAGAACTACAACAAACATTTGATACGCGTTACCTCACCGAACAAGGGGAGTTACAGCAAATTCTGGCTAATGCGCATGTACAGCAACAGCAGTACAAACAAGCCCATCTCTATATTCAACGTGCCTTGATGACTGAGCGCGCCATCAACTTGCAAAAACGCAGTAACAAAGTGCTTCAGTTGGAGGCGCAGTTTTCCGTCGCGCAGCAAAAACAGCAATTAACTGTGCTCGAGCGTGATAACGCACAGCAGGCCCAAAAATTAGAGTGGCAGCAACAGCAACTAGAAAATGCGAGACTCACGCAACAGCGGTGGATTTTATTGGCGCTGTTACTGTTTGGTGTCGGTGGTTTTTTGTATTGGCGCTGGCAAAACAAGCGCTATTTAATAGTCCTTAAACAACAAGTACAAGCCAGAACCGCGGAGCTTGCTGAGCGCAACGAACGTTTACAAGCCTTGAGTTTTACCGATAGTTTGACGGGACTTAGAAATCGCCATTATTTCTTTAGTGTAATTGATGGTTTTATCAGTAAAACTCAGCAAAGAGAAAGCGTTCTTTGTTTGGTCGACATAGATCATTTTAAGCGTATTAACGACACTTACGGTCATGCTGCGGGTGATGTCATTTTGCAACGTTTTGCGGAAATTCTAAAACAGTGCACTCGACATTCAGATATCGTGGTACGTTGGGGAGGAGAGGAATTTTTGTTACTTATGCCTGACATGTCACGACAAGAGGCATGTGAGGTCGCAGAGCGTATTCGATTGCAGGTCAGTAGTTATCCATTTGTGATAAATGATCACATCTTAACCTGCACGTGTTCAATTGGATTTGCACCGTTACCGCTCGTGCCTGAACGCGATAAATGGTTAAATTGGGAGCAAACTTTGGAACTGGCCGATGTCGGTTTGTACATTGCAAAAGAAACGCGTCGTAACGCTTGGATGGGGATAGCGCAATTGTTACATCCAGACGCGTACCAAAATGCGGAAGTTTTCTCAAAACAGGCAAGAGTACTCATCCGAAGCGGCGAGTTAAAGGTTTTTGCAAGTCACAGCCAAGTGATGTTAGAAACCTAA
- the hrpB gene encoding ATP-dependent helicase HrpB, whose protein sequence is MLPIHQHLSQIAQLLEAKGTLVLEAEPGAGKSTAVPLSLLSATWLGGKKIVMLEPRRVAVKSIAGYLAKQLGEAIGETVGYQIRNESKVSAKTKLEIVTEGVLTRRIQSDPELSDTALLIFDEFHERSIHADLALMLSQEIRLGFRDDLRILVMSASMDSEFVSEYLDRAPILACEGRVFPVETVYQPSDNQPIAKQVSKALNYAMSAMPKGDVLVFLPGQGDISRVYNLLKEEFADEVELLTLFGAMPLNEQMHILNGGISGLRRIILSTNIAETSLTIPNITIVIDSGLEKRINFDVKSGLSRLDTQRIALSSAVQRAGRAGRTQAGLCVRLWSSQEHSTFAAFPKEEVMTTDLDGVVLELAKWGIARFDEANWLSAPPLLHFESAQTLNRQLGFLSDANKLTELGLKAHAIPAEPRLSAIKLAACNESEKHVASILLAVLQERDLLLAPHSAQLLDRILVVLEGLQRQAIFGVRKNIVQQILQSIKHKSDAKPVESTYSPTELSELIARLLLVAFPDRIAKQSPSERARYTLANGRGVRLKADDPLCKHDWLVVVDCDGQNKDGLIYLAEPVSEPLLLEALQSHLVREERWQLDATKEKLVGRRELRFQQLTVKSENLPSPSPMTFKTCIASLLSEEGLSLLNWNEQCMRWVARTHWLSQYLDDFPEINELTLVNSAAEWLLPYLPDVTNLKALKQVPIFGLLKSNLTWEQQQVLEQEAPDYYETPSGTKVRIDYCNAVPTVAVRLQEVFGEVESLRIAGGRVALRYELLSPALRPLQTTSDLAHFWRNAYVEVAKEMRGRYPKHRWPEEPWLEKAGHSLKSRQPK, encoded by the coding sequence GTGTTACCAATTCACCAACACCTTTCTCAAATTGCCCAGTTGCTTGAGGCTAAAGGAACTCTCGTTCTTGAAGCCGAACCTGGGGCCGGTAAATCAACGGCTGTTCCGTTGTCGTTACTCAGTGCTACCTGGTTGGGTGGCAAAAAAATCGTTATGTTGGAGCCGCGCCGAGTCGCTGTAAAATCGATTGCCGGTTATTTGGCAAAGCAATTGGGAGAAGCGATTGGAGAAACCGTGGGTTATCAGATCCGCAATGAATCTAAGGTGTCGGCAAAAACAAAATTGGAAATTGTTACAGAAGGCGTGTTAACACGCCGCATCCAATCTGACCCTGAGTTATCTGATACCGCATTACTGATTTTCGACGAGTTCCATGAACGCTCTATTCACGCCGACTTAGCATTGATGTTGAGTCAAGAAATTCGATTAGGGTTTCGTGATGACTTACGTATTCTTGTGATGTCAGCGAGCATGGACAGCGAATTTGTCAGCGAATATCTTGATAGAGCGCCCATTTTGGCCTGCGAAGGGCGAGTCTTTCCCGTAGAAACGGTTTATCAACCTTCGGATAATCAGCCAATCGCTAAGCAAGTTAGTAAGGCACTCAACTATGCCATGTCTGCCATGCCAAAAGGCGATGTCCTTGTCTTTTTACCGGGTCAAGGCGACATTAGCCGCGTCTATAACTTGTTAAAAGAAGAATTCGCTGATGAGGTTGAATTACTTACCCTATTTGGCGCGATGCCTTTGAATGAGCAAATGCACATTCTAAATGGGGGGATAAGTGGCCTGCGACGTATTATTCTCAGCACCAATATTGCTGAAACGAGTTTGACTATTCCAAATATCACCATCGTAATCGATTCGGGGTTAGAAAAGCGTATCAACTTCGACGTTAAATCCGGCTTGTCGCGATTGGATACGCAACGCATTGCGCTTTCGTCTGCCGTGCAAAGGGCGGGACGTGCAGGTCGTACTCAAGCTGGATTATGTGTCCGTTTGTGGTCTTCTCAGGAACATTCAACATTCGCCGCCTTCCCCAAAGAAGAGGTCATGACAACGGATTTGGATGGCGTTGTGCTGGAATTAGCGAAATGGGGAATCGCTCGATTTGATGAAGCAAATTGGTTGAGCGCGCCTCCATTGTTGCACTTTGAATCAGCACAAACGCTAAACCGTCAGCTTGGATTTTTGTCTGATGCAAATAAACTGACCGAACTTGGGCTTAAAGCTCATGCAATTCCGGCAGAGCCAAGACTTAGTGCAATAAAACTCGCAGCTTGCAACGAGAGTGAGAAGCACGTTGCTTCGATTTTACTCGCCGTATTGCAAGAACGAGATTTACTCTTAGCGCCACATTCAGCGCAACTATTAGACCGAATTCTGGTGGTACTAGAGGGGTTACAAAGACAAGCTATATTTGGTGTTCGAAAGAACATTGTTCAGCAAATTCTTCAATCTATTAAGCATAAAAGTGACGCGAAACCGGTTGAGAGTACCTACTCTCCAACAGAATTGTCCGAACTGATCGCTCGCCTCTTGCTCGTGGCCTTTCCAGATAGAATAGCGAAACAAAGCCCGAGTGAACGTGCTCGCTACACGCTCGCGAATGGTCGTGGTGTACGTCTAAAAGCAGATGATCCTCTTTGCAAACATGACTGGTTGGTCGTAGTGGATTGCGATGGACAAAATAAAGATGGTTTAATTTATTTGGCTGAGCCGGTATCAGAGCCTTTACTACTAGAGGCACTGCAATCGCACTTAGTGAGGGAAGAGCGCTGGCAACTCGACGCCACAAAAGAAAAATTGGTGGGAAGACGAGAATTGCGTTTTCAACAGTTGACGGTAAAAAGCGAAAATTTACCATCGCCAAGTCCTATGACGTTTAAAACATGTATCGCCTCGTTATTAAGCGAAGAAGGGCTTTCGCTGTTGAATTGGAACGAGCAGTGTATGCGATGGGTCGCTAGAACACATTGGTTGTCGCAATACCTCGATGATTTCCCAGAAATTAATGAACTTACTCTGGTCAATTCTGCGGCTGAATGGTTACTACCTTACTTGCCTGATGTCACCAATCTTAAAGCGCTAAAACAGGTGCCCATATTCGGCCTACTCAAAAGCAATCTAACCTGGGAGCAGCAGCAAGTTTTAGAACAAGAAGCGCCCGACTATTATGAAACGCCAAGTGGAACTAAGGTACGGATTGATTATTGTAATGCCGTACCTACCGTCGCCGTGCGTCTTCAAGAAGTGTTTGGCGAGGTTGAATCGCTGCGCATCGCAGGCGGAAGGGTCGCATTACGTTATGAGTTATTGTCGCCTGCACTAAGGCCATTACAAACCACAAGCGATTTGGCTCATTTTTGGCGAAATGCCTACGTTGAGGTTGCCAAAGAGATGCGGGGACGATACCCAAAACACAGATGGCCTGAAGAACCTTGGTTAGAAAAAGCTGGGCACTCGCTGAAATCTCGTCAGCCAAAATAG
- a CDS encoding sensor domain-containing diguanylate cyclase encodes MKLKLLVMSLCVSLSILPLLIGVYYINLNTAQYHRDLMAKQIASLAQIGKRRIEALVNETQNYTAMTANNVGLKTALTGWLNERTQNHLETLKNTLLNSTQSLKSLDHFTVYNALGNLVITTNSSTAYTHVSLANPFELQTELVPDTSGVQLVHVQPIYFERVLIGFIRLAFSTDAINELISDRTGLGKTGEWLFAIQDKNGDAIFAVPLKYDPDAAFHRKVASIREDVPIIQALHGKSIIMNNAPDYREVPVLAATQFIPKLGWGLVVKIDEQEVNYLTFQNQNRVIYYSLMMVIFAIVIALLLAKYIQSPLQLLKDYGHKLRTGEKLPTNSYHGWLEAKELSAEFIAMAEKLRHLNEELRDEVSERNQQLQASHLQLAQNAIEDPITGLYNRRYFYKRFDEELDRAKRFNRPLGLAILEIDQFQMLLEHWGADITDIVLSKVATAMRTITKKADCCGRLSDSEFAILLPEQSRDAIELAMEELKALIFGSSISTIKGTVKISCSIGISFNDDVSISQSDLMQRAGHALSKAKQLGRNNLAVYQYEEAGGTVEDGSHL; translated from the coding sequence ATGAAGCTCAAACTTCTAGTCATGTCCCTGTGTGTTTCACTGTCAATTTTACCCTTATTGATTGGGGTGTATTACATCAATTTAAACACGGCTCAATATCATCGAGACCTAATGGCGAAGCAAATCGCATCACTGGCACAAATTGGAAAACGTCGTATTGAAGCGCTTGTCAACGAGACCCAAAATTACACCGCAATGACCGCAAATAATGTTGGGTTAAAGACAGCCCTCACGGGGTGGCTGAATGAACGAACTCAGAACCATTTAGAAACTCTTAAAAATACGCTACTTAATTCAACACAATCATTGAAATCACTGGATCACTTTACGGTGTACAATGCGCTTGGAAATCTAGTGATCACTACCAACTCATCTACTGCGTATACACATGTCTCGCTCGCGAATCCTTTTGAGTTACAGACGGAATTAGTCCCTGATACCTCAGGCGTTCAACTTGTCCATGTTCAACCAATTTACTTCGAGAGGGTGCTTATTGGTTTTATAAGGCTGGCATTTAGTACCGACGCCATCAATGAACTTATCTCAGACAGAACGGGGCTAGGAAAAACGGGTGAATGGCTTTTTGCTATCCAAGACAAAAACGGGGATGCCATATTTGCCGTTCCATTAAAATATGACCCAGATGCAGCTTTTCATCGAAAAGTCGCAAGTATTCGAGAAGATGTTCCAATCATTCAAGCACTGCATGGCAAATCCATTATCATGAATAATGCGCCTGACTACCGAGAAGTCCCCGTCCTTGCTGCGACTCAGTTTATACCCAAATTAGGTTGGGGACTGGTGGTCAAGATTGATGAACAAGAGGTCAATTACCTCACTTTCCAAAACCAAAATCGGGTTATTTACTACAGCCTAATGATGGTCATCTTCGCTATTGTTATCGCGCTTTTACTCGCTAAATACATTCAAAGCCCTCTGCAACTGTTAAAGGACTACGGACATAAGCTACGTACAGGAGAAAAGTTACCAACCAATAGTTATCACGGTTGGCTAGAAGCCAAAGAACTATCTGCAGAGTTTATTGCTATGGCAGAAAAGCTCCGCCACTTAAATGAAGAGCTACGGGATGAAGTCTCTGAGAGAAATCAACAGCTTCAGGCTAGTCATCTACAACTTGCGCAAAATGCGATTGAAGATCCCATAACCGGCCTCTATAACCGCCGATATTTTTACAAGCGTTTTGATGAAGAGCTTGATAGAGCCAAACGGTTTAACCGGCCACTTGGTTTGGCAATATTAGAAATCGACCAATTCCAAATGCTCCTTGAACATTGGGGGGCTGACATTACTGATATTGTTTTGTCTAAAGTCGCCACAGCGATGCGTACTATTACCAAAAAGGCCGATTGCTGTGGGCGACTAAGCGATTCTGAATTTGCCATTTTGCTGCCTGAACAGTCTCGAGACGCGATTGAACTTGCTATGGAAGAGCTCAAAGCGCTGATCTTTGGAAGTTCAATTTCGACGATTAAAGGCACCGTCAAAATATCCTGTAGCATAGGGATTTCTTTTAATGACGACGTGTCCATTTCACAAAGTGACCTTATGCAACGCGCTGGTCATGCCCTGTCTAAAGCAAAACAATTGGGTCGCAACAACCTTGCTGTGTATCAATATGAAGAAGCCGGAGGTACCGTTGAAGACGGAAGCCACCTTTAG
- a CDS encoding MFS transporter, whose product MIKTMTQFTKLTWVLLLGNFAIRTSYFMVWPFLAVILYERYGLTAVEVGGLLSLSAVFSTSIGFFTGYLADRFGRLPILMLAIALGIIAFLGLAIMTSLVSFMAFVALATMPRALWDAPSKALMSDEIPDQSQRELAYQTLYFLVNVGAAFGPLFGLLVGLNGNVGLFAFTALAYLGMGVGLLVFWSGRHPVAIGGASVPAFSTWLSILRRDKRFLMVLAANFIVFVVFAQSDSTLVQYLARENVPDLAFLISSLIVLNGAIIVVAQFPLLALMRNWSIENRLLVGCFLLLISQITMAAINVNSYTAWLIAMAILSLGEAILFANLNVLLDRLSPESMKASYFGAAGLCSLGYALAPFIGGVILQSFGGVLLFLTMAFLCLLVMVIYQFSTRFSVFTGHSESLCNT is encoded by the coding sequence ATGATCAAAACAATGACACAGTTCACCAAGCTAACGTGGGTATTATTACTGGGTAATTTTGCGATTCGCACGTCTTATTTTATGGTTTGGCCTTTTCTTGCGGTAATTCTTTATGAGCGATATGGTCTGACCGCCGTTGAAGTAGGAGGGCTTTTGAGTTTGTCAGCCGTCTTCTCAACGTCAATAGGTTTTTTCACGGGTTATCTCGCTGATCGTTTTGGGCGTTTGCCCATTTTAATGTTGGCTATTGCACTCGGTATTATTGCTTTTCTGGGGCTTGCGATTATGACATCGCTTGTCTCATTTATGGCCTTCGTCGCGTTAGCGACAATGCCTAGAGCTTTGTGGGATGCGCCAAGTAAAGCGTTAATGTCTGACGAAATACCGGACCAATCTCAGCGAGAGTTGGCTTACCAAACGTTGTATTTTTTGGTGAATGTGGGTGCTGCGTTTGGTCCGCTGTTTGGGCTTTTGGTCGGGTTAAATGGCAATGTGGGTCTGTTTGCGTTTACGGCATTGGCCTATTTAGGCATGGGGGTAGGGCTACTGGTATTTTGGTCAGGTCGACATCCAGTGGCAATCGGTGGTGCGAGCGTGCCGGCTTTCTCTACTTGGTTGTCTATTTTACGTCGAGACAAGCGTTTCCTAATGGTTTTAGCTGCAAATTTTATTGTTTTTGTGGTCTTCGCTCAAAGTGATTCTACCCTTGTTCAATACCTAGCGCGCGAAAATGTCCCTGATCTTGCTTTTTTGATTTCGTCTTTAATTGTCCTGAATGGTGCCATAATTGTGGTCGCACAGTTTCCATTACTTGCACTCATGCGCAACTGGTCTATTGAAAATCGGCTGCTAGTAGGTTGCTTCCTGCTGCTCATTTCGCAGATCACAATGGCAGCGATTAACGTTAACTCCTATACGGCTTGGTTAATTGCTATGGCCATTTTAAGTCTTGGCGAGGCGATACTCTTTGCAAATTTAAATGTATTGCTAGATAGGCTATCGCCAGAATCGATGAAAGCGAGTTATTTTGGCGCAGCTGGTTTGTGTTCTTTGGGTTATGCATTAGCACCATTTATTGGTGGTGTAATTTTGCAATCATTCGGTGGTGTTCTACTCTTTTTAACAATGGCTTTTTTATGCTTATTAGTCATGGTGATATATCAGTTTTCTACGCGTTTTAGCGTATTTACTGGTCATTCCGAATCACTGTGTAATACATAA